One genomic window of Motacilla alba alba isolate MOTALB_02 chromosome 1, Motacilla_alba_V1.0_pri, whole genome shotgun sequence includes the following:
- the LOC119706383 gene encoding cytochrome c oxidase assembly factor 4 homolog, mitochondrial has protein sequence MAKPGHGWSRAAAGQGEAEQGEEDPLDARIARSGCLEQHRQLQECMAERRDWRHCQEQVRAFGACMARRQQRQRGPGPAQPPD, from the coding sequence ATGGCGAAGCCCGGACACGGCTGGAGCCGCgcggcagcggggcagggcgaGGCGGAGCAGGGCGAGGAGGACCCGCTGGACGCCAGGATCGCGCGGAGcggctgcctggagcagcaccgGCAGCTGCAGGAGTGCATGGCGGAGCGGCGGGACTGGCggcactgccaggagcaggtCCGCGCCTTCGGCGCCTGCATGgcccggcggcagcagcggcagcgcgggcccggcccggcacaGCCCCCGGACTGA
- the MRPL48 gene encoding 39S ribosomal protein L48, mitochondrial: MMAAVPKVLCSEKGALLRQVLALSRAATARENLLCAAGDALLASHRSYRSRPTHGIGKFKYLLPKEVPKRRKEKVQMKEISVGTEYQYGDINIQMTSYDLCLVEHFAQYVHRLCNRLCIRVNESYAMPTKTHEVLFLEERGSKMQLDAVLTTHQRVVQIRGLSSTFAPILLEIIQSNQPEGVHLCMKQHTEADFKSRLKARPELEELLAEMS; this comes from the exons ATGATGGCGGCGGTGCCGAAG GTGCTGTGCTCGGAGAAGGGAGCTTTGCTCAGGCAGGTGTTGGCCCTCAGCAG AGCAGCAACAGCCAGAGAAAAccttctgtgtgctgcag GTGATGCACTCCTGGCTTCCCACAGATCCTACAGGTCCCGACCTACACATGGAATTGGGAAGTTCAAATACCTGCTGCCAAAGGAG gttccaaagaggagaaaggaaaaagtgcaGATGAAAGAGATCAGTGTTGGCACTGAGTACCAGTATGGAGATATCAACATCCAGATGACTTCCTATGATCTGTGCCTGGTGGAGCATTTTGCTCAGTATGTTCACAGGCTCTGCAACCGTCTCTGCATCCGGGTCAATGAGAG ctACGCCATGCCCACCAAAACCCACGAGGTGCTGTTCCTGGAAGAGAGGGGATCCAAAATGCAGCTGGATGCAGTCCTTACCACCCACCAGAGGGTTGTCCAG ATCCGCGGTTTGAGCTCCACGTTTGCTCCCATACTGCTGGAAATCATTCAGAGTAACCAGCCCGAGGGGGTGCATCTGTGTATGAAACAG CACACGGAAGCCGATTTCAAGAGCCGGCTGAAGGCTCGAccagagctggaagagctgctggcagagatgTCCTGA